Proteins from one Caldanaerovirga acetigignens genomic window:
- a CDS encoding DUF1850 domain-containing protein, which produces MAIFFCRFHIEHEWSVVIFNRSKNEKIAVPVNSKYFTITFVHSIERTPVSEIYSIDEDGKIILNEVRFYSLGTGLPFSSDGIFKNENGQFVIKEKKSFPSLLLRVSPIPGHALIAEGRKINFLEIAESEDLLEIRAQKRWVVVRR; this is translated from the coding sequence TTGGCCATTTTCTTTTGCAGGTTTCATATAGAGCACGAATGGTCGGTTGTGATTTTTAATAGAAGCAAAAATGAAAAAATTGCTGTGCCGGTAAATAGTAAATACTTTACAATCACTTTCGTACATTCTATAGAGAGGACTCCCGTATCTGAAATATACAGTATAGACGAAGATGGAAAAATAATCCTGAACGAAGTGCGTTTTTACTCTCTGGGAACAGGACTTCCTTTTTCAAGTGATGGAATTTTTAAAAATGAAAATGGGCAGTTTGTTATAAAGGAAAAGAAAAGCTTTCCTAGCCTGCTCCTTCGGGTGTCCCCAATCCCCGGCCATGCATTAATCGCCGAAGGAAGGAAGATAAACTTTCTCGAAATTGCAGAAAGTGAAGACCTTCTTGAGATACGGGCACAAAAAAGGTGGGTTGTTGTAAGGAGATGA
- a CDS encoding TAXI family TRAP transporter solute-binding subunit: MKKALALVTAVLLLAVLVAGCSGGGQNTGGSQKFINIATGGTSGTYFPLGGALAEIWNKNIKGVNATAQSTGASVANVNLLKDGKAEVIFVQNDIAYYALNGTEMFKDNKYEDIRGLATLYPETIQIVTRADKGIKSILDLKGKKVAVGAAGSGTEANARQILEAAGITYKDIQVQYLSFSEAANNLKDGNIDAAFVTAGFPTAAVQDIAAQHKIVIIPVDDKTADALISKYPFYTKTVIPANTYNGQTEDVKTVSVKSMLAVSSKMDEETAYNLVKTMYENLERLKTAHAVGEKIVPEAGKEGMSIPLHPGAEKYFKEKGL; the protein is encoded by the coding sequence ATGAAGAAGGCACTTGCACTCGTAACTGCAGTCTTGCTCTTGGCCGTTCTTGTAGCAGGCTGCAGCGGAGGCGGCCAGAACACTGGCGGCAGCCAGAAGTTCATCAACATTGCTACCGGAGGAACCTCCGGCACCTACTTCCCATTGGGAGGAGCTCTTGCTGAAATTTGGAACAAGAATATTAAGGGAGTAAATGCTACAGCCCAGAGCACAGGAGCATCCGTGGCAAACGTAAACCTATTGAAGGACGGCAAGGCCGAAGTGATTTTCGTCCAAAACGATATAGCCTATTACGCGTTAAACGGCACCGAAATGTTTAAAGACAACAAATACGAAGATATCCGGGGACTTGCCACACTTTATCCCGAGACCATCCAGATTGTCACACGGGCCGATAAGGGAATAAAGAGCATTTTAGACTTGAAAGGTAAAAAGGTAGCAGTAGGCGCTGCAGGAAGCGGCACCGAAGCCAACGCAAGGCAAATACTCGAAGCTGCAGGAATTACCTACAAGGACATTCAGGTTCAATACTTAAGCTTTTCTGAAGCAGCCAACAACCTTAAAGATGGCAACATAGATGCGGCCTTTGTAACGGCGGGCTTCCCGACAGCAGCAGTACAAGATATTGCTGCCCAGCACAAGATAGTGATAATCCCCGTTGACGACAAGACAGCCGATGCATTGATATCAAAGTATCCCTTCTACACAAAGACAGTTATTCCTGCCAACACTTACAACGGGCAGACCGAAGACGTAAAGACAGTATCAGTCAAATCTATGTTGGCAGTAAGTTCCAAGATGGATGAGGAAACTGCCTACAACCTGGTAAAAACCATGTATGAAAACCTCGAGAGATTAAAGACTGCCCACGCTGTCGGCGAAAAGATAGTTCCGGAAGCCGGAAAGGAAGGAATGTCCATACCGCTTCACCCCGGAGCGGAAAAGTATTTTAAAGAAAAAGGCTTATAA